A genomic window from Bubalus bubalis isolate 160015118507 breed Murrah chromosome 11, NDDB_SH_1, whole genome shotgun sequence includes:
- the AHSA1 gene encoding activator of 90 kDa heat shock protein ATPase homolog 1, translated as MAKWGEGDPRWIVEERADATNVNNWHWTERDASNWSTDKLKTLFLAVRVHNEEGKCEVTEVSKLDGEASINNRKGKLIFFYEWSVKLNWTGTSKSGVQYKGHVEIPNLSDENSVDEVEISVSLAKDEPDTNLVALMKEEGVKLLREAMGIYISTLKTEFTQGMILPTMNGESVDPAGPPALKTEERKAKSAPSKTQARPVGVKIPTCKITLRESFLTSPEELYRVFTTQELVQAFTHAPAMLEADKGGKFHLVDGNVSGEFTDLVPEKYIVMKWRFKSWPEGHFAVITLTFIDKNGETELRMEGRGVPAPEEERTRQGWQRYYFEGIKQTFGYGARLF; from the exons ATGGCCAAGTGGGGTGAGGGCGACCCACGCTGGATCGTGGAGGAGCGGGCGGACGCCACCAACGTCAACAACTGGCATTG gaCAGAGAGGGATGCTTCGAACTGGTCCACAGATAAGCTGAAAACACTGTTCCTGGCTGTGCGTGTGCACAATGAGGAAGGCAAGTGCGAGGTGACAGAAGTGAGTAAGCTTGATGGAGAGGCATCCATTAACAATCGCAAAGGCAAACTTATCTTCTTTTATGAGTGGAGCGTCAAACTAAACTGGACAG GTACCTCTAAGTCTGGAGTGCAGTACAAGGGCCATGTGGAGATCCCCAATTTGTCTGATGAAAATAGCGTGGATGAAGTGGAG ATTAGTGTGAGCCTTGCCAAAGATGAGCCTGACACAAATCTCGTGGCCTTAATGAAGGAAGAAGGGGTGAAACTTCTAAGGGAAGCAATGGGAATTTACATCAGCACCCTCAAAACAG AGTTCACGCAGGGTATGATCTTGCCTACAATGAATGGAGAGTCAGTAGACCCAGCCGGGCCGCCAGCACTGAAAACTGAGGAGCGCAAG GCTAAGTCTGCTCCTTCAAAAACCCAGGCCAGACCCGTTGGTGTCAAAATCCCCACTTGTAAGATCACCCTTAGAGAAAGCTTCCTGACATCACCAGAGGAGCTCTATAGAGTTTTTACCACCCAAGAG CTCGTTCAGGCCTTCACCCACGCTCCTGCTATGTTGGAAGCAGACAAAGGTGGCAAGTTTCACTTGGTAGACGGCAATGTCTCTGGAGAATTCACTGATCTG GTCCCTGAGAAATACATTGTGATGAAGTGGAGGTTTAAATCTTGGCCAGAAG GGCACTTTGCCGTCATCACCTTGACCTTCATCGATAAGAATGGAGAAACTGAGCTGCGCATGGAAGGCCGAGGCGTCCCCGCCCCAGAGGAGGAGAGGACGAGGCAGGGCTGGCAGCGGTACTACTTTGAGGGCATCAAACAGACCTTTGGCTATGGTGCGCGCTTATTTTAG